In Streptomyces sp. NBC_01426, one genomic interval encodes:
- a CDS encoding aspartate aminotransferase family protein — MTPHVTGASVKAADRAHVFHSWSAQALIDPLAIAGAEGSYFWDYDGNRFLDFSSQLVNTNIGHQHPKVVAAIQEQAARLCTLAPGFAVDVRSEAARLIAERTPGDLDKIFFTNGGAEAVENAVRMARLHTSRQKVLSTYRSYHGATAAAINLTGDPRRWPSDTAAAGVVHFWGPFLYRSPFHATTEAEECARALTHLADTIAFEGPATIAAIILESVPGTAGIMTPPPGYLAGVRELCDRHGIVFILDEVMSGFGRTGKWFAADHWDVAPDLITFAKGVNSGYVPLGGVAISAAIAETFATRPYPGGLTYSGHPLACAAAVATINAMEEEDVVGNAARIGEQVIGPALAEMAERHPSVGEVRGLGTFWALELVRDKSTREPLVPYNAAGADNAPMAEFAAACKASGLWPFVNMNRTHVVPPCTITETEAKEGLALLDAALEVADRHTVDA; from the coding sequence ATGACCCCTCATGTCACCGGCGCCTCCGTCAAGGCCGCCGACCGCGCCCACGTCTTCCACTCCTGGTCCGCCCAGGCCCTGATCGACCCGCTCGCCATTGCCGGGGCCGAGGGGTCGTACTTCTGGGACTACGACGGCAACCGCTTCCTCGACTTCTCCTCCCAGCTGGTGAACACCAACATCGGCCACCAGCACCCCAAGGTCGTCGCCGCGATACAGGAGCAGGCCGCCCGGCTCTGCACCCTCGCGCCCGGCTTCGCCGTCGACGTCCGCTCCGAGGCCGCACGCCTCATCGCCGAGCGGACCCCCGGCGACCTCGACAAGATCTTTTTCACCAACGGCGGCGCCGAGGCCGTCGAGAACGCCGTACGGATGGCCCGGCTGCACACCAGCCGCCAGAAGGTGCTGTCCACCTACCGCTCGTACCACGGGGCCACGGCCGCCGCGATCAACCTCACCGGCGACCCGCGCCGTTGGCCCTCGGACACGGCCGCGGCCGGCGTCGTGCACTTCTGGGGTCCGTTCCTCTACCGCTCGCCCTTCCACGCCACCACCGAGGCCGAGGAGTGCGCCCGCGCCCTGACCCACCTCGCCGACACCATCGCCTTCGAGGGCCCGGCGACCATCGCCGCGATCATCCTGGAGAGCGTCCCCGGCACCGCCGGGATCATGACCCCGCCGCCCGGCTACCTGGCCGGCGTCCGCGAGCTGTGCGACCGCCACGGCATCGTGTTCATCCTCGACGAGGTCATGTCGGGCTTCGGTCGCACCGGCAAGTGGTTCGCCGCCGACCACTGGGACGTCGCCCCCGACCTGATCACCTTCGCCAAGGGTGTGAACAGCGGCTACGTGCCGCTCGGTGGCGTGGCCATCTCGGCCGCGATCGCGGAGACCTTCGCCACACGCCCCTACCCGGGCGGTCTGACGTACTCCGGTCACCCCCTCGCCTGCGCCGCCGCCGTCGCGACGATCAACGCGATGGAGGAGGAGGACGTCGTCGGGAACGCCGCCCGGATCGGGGAGCAGGTGATCGGCCCGGCGCTCGCCGAGATGGCCGAGCGGCACCCCTCGGTCGGGGAGGTCCGGGGGCTGGGCACGTTCTGGGCGCTGGAGCTCGTGCGGGACAAGTCGACGCGGGAGCCGCTGGTTCCGTACAACGCGGCCGGTGCGGACAACGCGCCGATGGCCGAGTTCGCGGCCGCCTGCAAGGCGTCCGGTCTGTGGCCTTTTGTCAACATGAACCGGACACATGTCGTCCCCCCGTGCACGATCACGGAAACCGAGGCCAAGGAGGGTCTGGCCCTGCTGGACGCGGCGCTGGAGGTCGCCGACCGGCACACGGTCGACGCGTAG
- a CDS encoding GntR family transcriptional regulator — MPGSGAVTRNTLRRQIADALRDEVLAGRLPPGTEFTVKQIAEQYEVSATPVREALVDLSAQGLLESVQHRGFRVRTYSVDDFRGMIEARMLIVDGIFRRLVERGTGPGAGEMLVSVRRRGEEARRAAQSGSLEVLIGYDLRFWRELSGLVGNTYISEFLHRIRVQCWVFSVPHLQGASDMRSALWDGHRELVEAVTRADATEVRRIVHAYNQHGLDWAAGL, encoded by the coding sequence ATGCCAGGCAGCGGCGCTGTCACCCGCAACACACTTCGCCGGCAGATCGCGGACGCGCTGCGTGACGAGGTGCTCGCGGGACGCCTGCCCCCGGGGACCGAGTTCACGGTCAAGCAGATCGCCGAGCAGTACGAGGTCTCCGCGACCCCGGTGCGCGAGGCGCTCGTCGACCTCTCGGCGCAGGGGCTGTTGGAGTCCGTGCAACACCGGGGGTTCCGGGTCCGGACGTACTCCGTCGACGACTTCCGGGGCATGATCGAGGCCCGGATGCTGATCGTGGACGGGATATTCCGCCGGCTCGTCGAACGCGGCACCGGCCCGGGGGCGGGCGAGATGCTCGTCTCCGTGCGACGCCGGGGCGAAGAGGCCCGACGGGCCGCGCAGAGCGGTTCGCTCGAAGTGCTGATCGGCTACGACCTGCGCTTCTGGCGGGAGTTGAGCGGGCTGGTCGGCAACACCTACATATCCGAGTTCCTGCACCGGATACGCGTGCAGTGCTGGGTCTTCTCCGTCCCCCACCTCCAAGGCGCGTCGGACATGCGCAGCGCCCTGTGGGACGGCCACCGCGAACTGGTGGAGGCGGTCACGCGCGCGGACGCGACGGAGGTGCGCCGGATCGTGCACGCGTACAACCAGCACGGGCTGGACTGGGCGGCCGGACTGTAG
- a CDS encoding SLATT domain-containing protein, producing MSQPEMQPEGPPRDPAEDGDLTGRPFPLGDWGEPAERLDELYRRVEADALRTAEWYLADRAWKRRGARALRVGAAAGAVTGAAMPLLELTGSAPGAASYGYLCLLLAAACLACDRFFGLTSGWMRDVATAQAVQRRLQALQFDWASENVREVLGPTEGTASEAAERCLTVLRRFSEDVTDLVRSETADWMVEFRAGPAPLVMQSLTTSPARTDPGIPAGRFPLPPGTRPNMPRQRPPEQPR from the coding sequence GTGAGTCAGCCGGAGATGCAGCCCGAGGGGCCACCCCGGGATCCCGCAGAGGACGGCGACCTGACCGGGCGACCGTTCCCTCTCGGGGACTGGGGCGAGCCCGCCGAGCGGCTCGACGAGCTCTACCGGCGGGTCGAGGCCGATGCCCTGCGCACCGCCGAGTGGTATCTGGCCGACCGGGCGTGGAAGCGGCGGGGGGCCCGGGCGCTGCGGGTGGGCGCCGCCGCGGGAGCCGTGACGGGGGCGGCGATGCCGCTGCTGGAGCTGACGGGCTCGGCGCCGGGCGCGGCCTCGTACGGGTACCTGTGTCTGCTGCTGGCGGCCGCGTGCCTGGCCTGCGACCGGTTCTTCGGTCTGACCTCCGGGTGGATGCGGGACGTCGCCACGGCCCAGGCCGTGCAGCGGCGACTCCAGGCGTTGCAGTTCGACTGGGCCTCGGAGAACGTGCGGGAGGTGCTGGGCCCCACGGAGGGCACGGCGAGCGAGGCGGCGGAGCGGTGCCTGACGGTGCTGCGGCGCTTCTCGGAGGACGTCACGGATCTGGTCCGCTCGGAGACGGCGGACTGGATGGTGGAGTTCCGGGCCGGGCCGGCGCCGCTGGTGATGCAGTCCCTGACCACGTCCCCGGCCCGCACCGACCCGGGCATCCCGGCCGGCAGGTTCCCGCTCCCGCCCGGCACCCGGCCGAACATGCCCCGCCAGCGCCCGCCGGAGCAGCCCCGCTGA
- a CDS encoding YbaB/EbfC family nucleoid-associated protein, producing the protein MISGGGQPDMQQLLQQAQKMQQDLAAAQEALAEAEVEGQAGGGLVKATVNGSGELRALVIDPKAVDPSDTETLADLVVAAVQAANENAQALQQEKLGPLTAGLGGGSGIPGLPF; encoded by the coding sequence GTGATTTCCGGTGGTGGCCAGCCCGACATGCAGCAGCTGCTCCAGCAGGCCCAGAAGATGCAGCAGGACCTCGCCGCGGCCCAGGAGGCCCTGGCCGAGGCCGAGGTCGAGGGACAGGCGGGCGGCGGCCTCGTGAAGGCCACCGTCAACGGTTCCGGCGAGCTGCGCGCGCTCGTGATCGACCCGAAGGCCGTGGACCCCTCGGACACCGAGACCCTCGCCGACCTGGTGGTCGCGGCGGTCCAGGCGGCCAACGAGAACGCCCAGGCGCTCCAGCAGGAGAAGCTGGGCCCCCTGACCGCGGGCCTGGGCGGCGGCAGCGGCATTCCGGGCCTTCCGTTCTAG